In a single window of the Campylobacter hyointestinalis subsp. lawsonii genome:
- a CDS encoding ATP-dependent metallopeptidase FtsH/Yme1/Tma family protein, translating to MSIMQKFELNKKNIIIVVGIILFLLLTFVAVRNSPKNINLMQYDNLLQSNSIQNAVVDGDEVILKVGSRSYCVLKDSINLNELGQKVAIKSSGDFNIFIWILFFASLIFAFFGFKFIKKDLPKETKNSLPQDDLSSMVTSAITPSISNIMFKDVAGIDEVKVELMEIVDFLKNPKAYKDLGIKMPKGVLMVGPPGVGKTLVAKAVAGEANVPFFYQSGASFVQIYVGMGAKRVRELFAKAKAYAPSIIFIDEIDAAGKTRGGGRSDEREATLNQLLTEMDGFEDNSGVIVIAATNKIDVIDEALLRSGRFDRRIFLGLPDLKDRTAILESYLKDKKHQVDIVNLAMNTTGFSGAGLATLTNEAAINAFRNKRDFLNEDDFNEVKNRVLFGKKKLHSLSKDEKEIQSLYKAARAVVAYKFGIKFERISLLEDHILQSDDFLESKTILLSKIKVLLAGMAALRVYKNELYTNSNLDLVAAKEIARKLIFDYSMNEKFSSNDAEVSSLLCASYKDMLEFMGQIQAELFKVSNYLFNNESIDIQTMKNIIKEDQ from the coding sequence ATGTCAATTATGCAGAAATTTGAATTAAATAAAAAAAATATAATTATAGTAGTTGGAATCATACTTTTTTTATTGCTTACTTTTGTAGCAGTTCGCAATAGTCCTAAAAATATAAATTTGATGCAGTATGACAATCTTTTGCAGTCAAATTCTATCCAAAATGCGGTTGTAGATGGCGATGAAGTCATACTTAAAGTTGGAAGTAGGAGTTATTGCGTTCTTAAAGATTCTATAAATTTAAATGAACTTGGTCAAAAAGTGGCTATAAAATCATCTGGAGATTTTAATATTTTTATTTGGATCTTGTTTTTTGCATCTTTGATTTTTGCCTTTTTTGGTTTTAAATTTATAAAAAAAGACTTACCAAAAGAGACTAAAAATAGTTTGCCACAAGATGATTTAAGCTCTATGGTCACATCTGCCATAACGCCTTCTATTTCAAATATTATGTTTAAAGATGTTGCTGGGATAGACGAAGTAAAAGTTGAGCTTATGGAGATAGTTGATTTCTTAAAAAATCCAAAAGCGTATAAAGATTTGGGTATTAAAATGCCAAAAGGCGTGTTAATGGTAGGACCTCCTGGTGTCGGTAAAACGCTTGTGGCAAAAGCAGTCGCAGGAGAGGCAAATGTACCATTTTTTTACCAAAGTGGAGCAAGCTTTGTGCAGATCTATGTCGGAATGGGTGCAAAAAGAGTAAGAGAGCTATTTGCAAAAGCTAAAGCTTACGCTCCTAGTATCATATTTATCGACGAAATAGACGCTGCAGGAAAGACAAGGGGTGGTGGTAGAAGTGATGAGAGAGAAGCCACTTTAAATCAGCTTCTTACTGAAATGGACGGCTTTGAAGACAACAGCGGAGTCATAGTCATAGCAGCAACAAACAAGATAGATGTTATAGACGAAGCTCTGCTTAGAAGTGGTCGCTTTGATAGGCGTATATTTTTAGGACTTCCTGATCTTAAAGATAGAACGGCTATATTAGAATCATATCTTAAAGATAAAAAGCATCAAGTAGATATAGTAAATTTAGCTATGAATACTACAGGTTTTAGCGGAGCAGGGCTTGCGACTTTGACAAATGAAGCTGCTATCAATGCTTTTAGAAATAAAAGAGATTTTTTAAATGAAGACGATTTTAACGAAGTTAAAAATAGGGTGCTTTTTGGAAAGAAAAAACTACATTCTTTAAGCAAAGATGAAAAAGAGATCCAATCTTTATATAAAGCTGCAAGAGCGGTTGTGGCTTATAAATTCGGTATTAAATTTGAACGGATCTCTCTTTTAGAAGATCATATTTTACAAAGTGATGATTTTTTAGAGTCAAAAACTATTTTGTTATCAAAGATAAAAGTTTTACTAGCTGGTATGGCTGCGCTTAGAGTTTATAAAAATGAGCTTTACACAAACTCAAATTTGGATTTAGTTGCTGCTAAAGAGATTGCTAGAAAGCTGATCTTTGACTACTCTATGAATGAAAAGTTTTCGTCAAATGATGCCGAAGTTAGCTCATTGCTATGTGCTAGCTATAAAGATATGCTTGAGTTTATGGGGCAAATACAAGCAGAGCTATTTAAAGTGAGCAATTATCTTTTTAATAACGAGAGTATAGATATACAAACTATGAAAAATATAATAAAGGAGGATCAATGA
- the mog gene encoding molybdopterin adenylyltransferase, whose translation MKAKIGILTLSDRASAGIYEDKSGAAIKDILSQWITSEVEFKYQVIPDEFDQIVLNLKNMCDDIKCDLILTTGGTGPARRDVTPEATEAVCDKMMPGFGELMRSTSLKYVPTAILSRQTAGIRGKTLIINLPGQPKAIKECLEPIFPAVPYCLDLIGAAYLQTDESKIKAFRPKKK comes from the coding sequence ATGAAAGCAAAAATCGGAATACTTACTTTAAGCGATAGAGCGAGTGCTGGAATTTACGAAGATAAAAGCGGTGCTGCTATAAAAGATATCTTAAGTCAGTGGATAACTAGCGAAGTAGAATTTAAATACCAAGTTATACCTGATGAATTTGATCAGATAGTTTTAAATTTAAAAAATATGTGCGATGATATAAAGTGCGATCTTATACTAACAACAGGAGGAACAGGTCCTGCTAGACGTGATGTTACACCAGAGGCGACTGAAGCAGTTTGCGATAAAATGATGCCTGGATTTGGTGAGCTTATGAGATCTACTAGCCTTAAATACGTCCCTACGGCTATACTTTCTAGACAAACTGCTGGCATCAGAGGCAAAACCCTTATCATAAACTTACCTGGACAGCCAAAAGCCATAAAAGAATGTTTAGAGCCTATATTTCCGGCTGTGCCTTACTGCCTAGATCTAATAGGTGCTGCATATTTGCAGACTGACGAAAGCAAAATAAAGGCTTTTAGACCAAAGAAGAAGTAG
- a CDS encoding glycosyltransferase family 2 protein, which produces MPKISVIIPCFNAERFLKECLESLLNQSFKDIEVIAINDGSSDDTLKILNKFANIDSRLVVIDQKNSGASAARNAGIKLAKGEYLAFLDSDDFAAKDSLSKFYEAAKKYDADTVFGDFNTYKDGYTTKINNYICDGGLLDKESFLFDYFTINNAKSIFPTMCAKLIKTSLIKENNLLFLEDIFIAEDSNLSAKILWLSQKIVKINESVYSYRVGLNNSSKNMKFKNFEDVRKCELDLREFFSKFKKTKKQEEYLECYFLHLRYDAALSIEPYSFKEYQKALEFACADIRSAFKSKGFKYLSLKLKILYYLYRFFPKLYPKIIKLRYR; this is translated from the coding sequence GTGCCAAAAATTAGCGTGATAATCCCTTGCTTTAACGCGGAGAGATTTTTAAAAGAGTGTTTAGAGTCACTGCTAAATCAAAGCTTTAAAGATATAGAAGTTATAGCGATCAATGATGGAAGCAGTGACGATACTCTAAAAATCTTAAATAAATTTGCTAATATCGATAGCCGCCTTGTTGTCATAGATCAGAAAAACAGCGGTGCGAGTGCAGCTAGAAATGCCGGTATAAAATTAGCCAAAGGCGAGTATTTGGCGTTTTTAGATAGCGATGATTTTGCCGCAAAAGATAGCTTATCTAAATTTTATGAAGCGGCAAAAAAATACGATGCCGACACTGTTTTTGGAGATTTTAATACCTACAAAGACGGATATACTACTAAAATAAATAATTATATTTGTGATGGCGGATTACTTGATAAAGAGAGTTTTTTATTTGATTATTTTACTATCAACAATGCTAAAAGCATATTTCCTACAATGTGCGCTAAACTCATAAAAACTAGCCTTATAAAAGAAAACAATCTACTATTTTTAGAAGATATCTTTATAGCCGAAGACTCAAATTTAAGTGCAAAAATACTATGGCTTTCACAAAAAATCGTAAAAATAAATGAAAGCGTTTATAGCTACAGAGTTGGTCTTAATAACAGCTCTAAAAATATGAAATTTAAAAACTTTGAAGATGTTAGAAAATGCGAACTTGACCTGAGAGAATTTTTTTCTAAATTTAAAAAAACAAAAAAACAAGAAGAGTATTTGGAATGCTACTTTTTACATCTTCGCTATGACGCTGCTTTAAGTATAGAACCATATAGCTTTAAAGAGTATCAAAAAGCCTTAGAGTTTGCTTGTGCAGATATAAGATCAGCTTTTAAAAGCAAAGGATTTAAATATCTTAGTTTAAAGCTAAAGATTCTTTACTACCTTTATAGATTTTTTCCAAAATTATACCCAAAAATCATCAAGCTCAGATATAGATAG
- a CDS encoding pyridoxal phosphate-dependent aminotransferase has translation MLSKKIGVLSESLTIAISSKAKEMKADGKDVISFSAGEPDFDTPNVIKDAVKRALDNGCGKYTPVPGTPEVLEAIATKLKRDNGLEYKTSQIITNVGAKHSLFNVFQCIIDEGDEVIIASPYWVSYPEIVKFSGGTPVIVQTDESSKFKLTSEALKKAITPKTKAIVLNSPSNPCGGVYTKTELEAIAKVLEGTNIVVLSDEIYEKLTYNGEFVATASISPDMFKRTITINGLSKCGAMPGWRFGYMASVIDDINSAVKKLQSQSTSNISSIVQCGAVPALLGEADKDIEFMRSKFIERRDYAVDAINAIKGLNVVKPDGAFYLFVNCKEVEPDSMKFCKELLEKALVATVPGIGFGMDGYFRLSFACDMDSIKKGIDKIAKFVESYKK, from the coding sequence ATGTTGTCTAAAAAAATAGGAGTGCTTTCAGAGAGCCTAACTATAGCCATAAGCTCAAAAGCTAAAGAGATGAAAGCAGATGGAAAAGATGTCATAAGCTTTAGTGCTGGCGAACCTGATTTTGATACACCAAATGTTATAAAAGATGCGGTAAAAAGAGCATTAGACAATGGTTGTGGCAAATATACGCCTGTCCCTGGTACGCCTGAAGTATTAGAAGCAATCGCTACAAAACTAAAAAGAGATAATGGCTTAGAGTATAAAACAAGCCAAATCATCACAAATGTAGGAGCTAAACACTCTTTATTTAATGTCTTTCAATGTATTATAGATGAAGGTGATGAAGTCATCATAGCGTCTCCATACTGGGTAAGCTATCCTGAGATAGTTAAATTTAGTGGCGGAACTCCTGTCATAGTTCAAACAGATGAAAGTAGTAAATTTAAACTCACAAGTGAAGCTTTAAAAAAAGCTATCACTCCAAAAACAAAAGCTATTGTGTTAAACAGCCCTAGTAACCCATGCGGTGGCGTTTATACAAAAACTGAACTTGAAGCCATAGCAAAAGTTTTAGAAGGTACAAATATCGTTGTTTTAAGTGATGAAATTTATGAAAAACTTACATATAATGGTGAGTTCGTAGCTACAGCTAGTATAAGCCCTGATATGTTTAAACGCACCATAACTATAAATGGTCTTAGCAAATGCGGAGCTATGCCGGGCTGGAGATTTGGATATATGGCTAGTGTTATTGATGATATAAATTCAGCGGTTAAAAAACTACAGAGTCAAAGCACTAGCAATATTTCAAGCATAGTTCAATGTGGAGCTGTGCCTGCTTTGCTTGGAGAGGCGGATAAAGATATAGAGTTTATGCGTTCTAAATTCATAGAACGTCGCGACTACGCAGTAGATGCCATAAATGCCATAAAAGGACTTAATGTAGTAAAGCCTGATGGTGCTTTTTATTTATTTGTAAATTGTAAAGAAGTAGAGCCAGACTCAATGAAATTTTGCAAAGAGCTATTAGAAAAAGCCCTAGTAGCTACTGTGCCAGGCATAGGATTTGGTATGGATGGATACTTTAGACTAAGTTTTGCTTGTGATATGGATAGCATAAAAAAGGGAATTGATAAAATAGCGAAATTTGTAGAAAGTTATAAAAAATAG
- the cysE gene encoding serine O-acetyltransferase, giving the protein MGFWSIIKEDLSQPKVQDPAYRCFWELVFNYPGVWAIVNYRFTHLLWEKKWHNMARMLAGVSNFLTRVDIHPAANIGRRVFIDHATGVVIGETAVIGNDCLIYQGVTLGGVSLDKGKRHPTLEDGVVVGAGAKILGDITIGKGSKIGANSVVVKDVAPNCTAVGVPARAVGGCAKPLEHNKLPDITKEMLGYLIKKIELLEKEISKNNENICKSENDLNECYKQYINSIKE; this is encoded by the coding sequence ATGGGTTTTTGGAGTATTATAAAAGAAGATTTAAGTCAGCCTAAAGTGCAAGACCCAGCATATAGATGCTTTTGGGAGCTTGTATTTAACTATCCAGGTGTTTGGGCTATAGTAAATTACCGTTTTACTCATCTTTTATGGGAGAAAAAATGGCACAATATGGCTAGAATGCTTGCTGGAGTTAGTAATTTTTTAACTAGAGTAGATATCCATCCTGCCGCAAATATAGGCAGAAGAGTTTTCATAGACCACGCAACTGGAGTCGTGATAGGAGAAACTGCTGTTATAGGAAATGATTGTTTAATATATCAAGGCGTTACTCTTGGCGGAGTTAGTCTTGATAAAGGTAAAAGGCACCCTACTTTAGAAGATGGCGTAGTAGTAGGAGCTGGAGCTAAAATACTTGGAGATATAACCATAGGAAAAGGCTCTAAAATAGGAGCAAATTCTGTCGTCGTAAAAGATGTAGCACCTAATTGTACTGCCGTGGGAGTTCCTGCTAGAGCAGTCGGCGGCTGCGCTAAACCATTAGAACACAACAAACTTCCAGACATAACAAAAGAGATGCTTGGATATCTTATAAAAAAGATAGAGTTGCTAGAAAAAGAAATTTCAAAAAATAATGAAAATATTTGTAAATCCGAAAATGATTTAAATGAGTGTTATAAGCAGTATATAAATTCGATAAAGGAGTAA
- the speA gene encoding biosynthetic arginine decarboxylase has product MNDYGLSLWGDSNFIIDSGKICLNTDFKPAIIDIVKEIRNDGYRGPLLLRFPHLIKKQIVQVYTSFDRAKKEFDYSGSFNAVYPLKVNQYPGFVENLTKLGEPYGYGLEAGSKAELLLAMAYNNHSAPITVNGFKDKELIDIGFIAAEMGHNITLTIEGLNELEAIIATAKERFKPKPNIGLRIRLHSSGTGVWAKSGGINSKFGLTSTELIEAVNLLKENDLIEQFTMIHFHIGSQINEIHPLKKALVEAGNIYAELRKMGALNLKAINLGGGLAIEYSQFKEHPSRNYTLKEYANDVVYLLKTIANQKNEVEPDIFIESGRYIAANHAVLVAPVLELFSQEYTEEKLVLKKNNPPLISELYDLYTNIKPSNAIEYLHDSIAHMESVLTLFDLGYVDLQDRSNSEILVHLIMKKSISMLGNKQNYAELLKIQEEIQERYLVNFSMFQSLPDFWGLGQNFPVMPLDRLDERPTLSASIWDITCDSDGEISFDANKNPLFLHDVDVEKEEYFLGFFLVGAYQEVLGMKHNLFTHPTEATIIFDENGNYEIKNILESQSIMDILEDLDYDIHAIRDTLNEKIENSTLVDEKQKKHILGELYLFLNDNGYLKTIG; this is encoded by the coding sequence ATAAATGATTATGGGCTTAGCCTTTGGGGGGATTCTAATTTTATAATTGATAGCGGGAAAATTTGCCTAAATACCGACTTTAAACCAGCTATCATCGACATAGTAAAAGAGATAAGAAACGACGGATATAGAGGCCCTCTTTTACTAAGATTTCCACACTTGATTAAAAAGCAGATAGTTCAAGTTTATACTAGTTTTGATCGTGCAAAAAAGGAATTTGATTATTCAGGAAGTTTTAACGCGGTTTATCCTTTAAAAGTAAATCAATACCCCGGTTTTGTAGAAAATTTGACTAAATTAGGCGAGCCTTACGGATATGGCTTGGAAGCAGGAAGTAAGGCTGAACTTCTACTTGCTATGGCATATAACAATCATAGCGCGCCGATCACAGTAAATGGCTTTAAAGATAAAGAGCTTATAGATATCGGCTTTATCGCTGCTGAAATGGGACACAACATCACTCTTACCATAGAGGGATTAAACGAACTTGAAGCCATCATCGCGACTGCCAAAGAGAGATTTAAGCCAAAACCAAATATCGGCCTTAGAATCAGACTTCATAGCAGTGGAACTGGCGTCTGGGCAAAAAGTGGCGGAATAAATTCCAAATTTGGCTTAACATCAACAGAGCTTATTGAAGCAGTAAATTTGCTAAAAGAAAATGATCTAATAGAACAATTCACAATGATACATTTTCATATCGGAAGTCAAATAAATGAAATTCATCCACTCAAAAAAGCCCTAGTAGAAGCTGGAAATATATACGCAGAGCTTAGAAAAATGGGAGCTTTAAATTTAAAAGCTATAAATTTAGGTGGCGGTTTAGCTATAGAGTATTCGCAGTTTAAAGAGCATCCTAGCAGAAACTATACATTAAAAGAGTATGCAAATGACGTCGTTTATCTGCTAAAAACTATAGCAAATCAAAAAAACGAAGTAGAACCTGATATTTTCATAGAAAGTGGCAGATATATAGCTGCAAATCACGCTGTTTTAGTAGCTCCCGTGCTTGAATTATTTAGTCAAGAATATACAGAAGAAAAGCTTGTGCTAAAAAAGAACAACCCTCCTTTGATCAGTGAGCTTTATGATCTTTATACTAACATAAAACCTAGTAACGCCATAGAGTATCTTCACGATAGTATAGCCCACATGGAAAGCGTTTTGACGCTATTTGACCTTGGCTATGTTGATCTACAGGATCGCTCAAACTCTGAGATCTTAGTGCATCTCATTATGAAAAAATCGATCTCAATGCTAGGCAATAAACAAAACTACGCTGAGCTTCTTAAAATTCAAGAAGAAATTCAAGAAAGATACCTAGTAAATTTCTCTATGTTTCAAAGTTTGCCTGATTTTTGGGGTCTTGGGCAAAACTTTCCAGTAATGCCTTTAGATAGACTTGATGAGCGCCCTACTTTATCGGCGTCCATTTGGGACATAACTTGTGATAGCGATGGAGAGATAAGCTTTGATGCAAATAAAAATCCGCTATTTTTACATGATGTAGATGTAGAAAAAGAGGAGTATTTCTTAGGATTTTTCTTAGTTGGGGCGTATCAAGAAGTACTTGGTATGAAGCACAATCTCTTTACCCATCCTACTGAAGCGACTATCATATTTGATGAAAATGGAAATTATGAGATAAAAAATATATTAGAGTCGCAATCCATTATGGATATCTTAGAGGATTTAGACTACGATATACACGCTATCAGAGATACTTTAAACGAAAAGATAGAAAACTCTACTTTAGTAGATGAAAAACAAAAAAAACATATTTTAGGTGAATTGTATCTATTTTTAAATGATAATGGCTACTTAAAAACGATAGGATAA